A genomic stretch from Malus domestica chromosome 15, GDT2T_hap1 includes:
- the LOC103401826 gene encoding uncharacterized protein isoform X1, with the protein MDFDEYDYLEKTVQENDERDPKKKTKKEGTEKSYRKREVDDDVSVGGEEDDRKSSKRSKAEHENGREKDRHHRTGRERDRESERDKERDRDRGERERDRERSSRDKEKDADKDKERERERRERDKEREREKEKERERRDRREREDRHRREKEEKERSRRSVSRSDREEKERPRRSSDREDKERSRRSRSRSERDREREIRERERELELRESSRRFKDKKEAMEPEADPERDQRTVFAYQMPLKAAERDVYEFFSKAGKVRDVRLIMDRNSRRSKGVGYIEFYDAMSVPMAIALSGQLLLGQPVMVKPSEAEKNLVQSNATSGAAGVVGPYGAVDRKLYVGNLHFNMTETHLREIFEPFGPVELVQLPLDLETGQCKGFGFVQFAHLEHAKAAQSLNGKLEIAGRTIKVSSVTDHVGSQEAGAKSADFDDDDGGGLSLNAQSRALLMQKLDRSGIATSIAGSIGVPGLNGAAPNQRAVTLPINGQAAVSAPILPAAVAVNEPVGNPSECLLLKNMFDPATEREPDFDVDIKEDVEEECSKYGRVKHIYVDKNSAGFVYLRFEAVEAAAAAQRAMHLRWFAGRLISALFMQPQVYEAKFGA; encoded by the exons ATGGACTTCGACGAGTACGATTACCTGGAGAAGACTGTGCAGGAGAACGACGAGCGGGATCCGAAGAAGAAAACGAAGAAGGAAGGCACCGAGAAGAGCTACAGGAAGAGAGAGGTTGACGACGACGTTTCAGTGGGCGGCGAGGAGGACGATAGGAAGAGCAGTAAGAGGTCAAAGGCTGAGCACGAGAACGGGCGCGAGAAGGATCGGCACCATCGGACTGGAAGGGAGAGGGACCGAGAGAGCGAAAGGGATAAGGAACGGGATCGTGATCGCGGCgagcgagagagagacagagagaggagtagcagagacaaggagaaggatgcGGATAAGgacaaggagagagaaagagagcggAGGGAGAGGGATaaggagagggaaagagagaaggaaaaggaaagagagaggagagataggagagagagggaggacagacacagaagagagaaagaggagaaagaGAGGTCTAGGAGGAGCGTAAGCCGCTCCGACCGCGAAGAGAAAGAGAGGCCTCGCAGAAGTAGTGACCGAGAAGATAAAGAGCGGTCTCGCAGAAGTAGGAGCCGCTCGGAGCGTGATAGGGAGAGGGAAATTAGAGAAAGGGAACGAGAGCTTGAGCTGAGGGAGAGCAG CAGGAGGTTTAAAGACAAAAAGGAAGCGATGGAGCCAGAAGCTGATCCGGAAAGGGATCAGAGAACTGTTTTTGCTTACCAG ATGCCACTGAAGGCAGCTGAACGAGATGTTTATGAATTCTTCTCAAAAGCGGGCAAG GTGAGGGATGTACGCCTGATCATGGACAGGAATTCTAGACGGTCAAAAGGAGTTGG GTATATTGAGTTCTATGATGCAATGTCTGTGCCAATGGCTATAGCTCTCTCTGGCCAACTACTTCTGGGGCAACCTGTAATGGTGAAACCTTCGGAAGCTGAAAAGAATCTTGTTCAGTCCAACGCCACGAGTGGGGCTGCAGGCGTTGTTGGGCCATATGGTGCGGTTGATAGGAAACTGTATGTGGGGAACTTGCATTTTAACATGACTGAGACTCACCTTAGAGAG ATTTTTGAACCATTTGGACCAGTGGAACTTGTGCAACTTCCCCTTGATCTTGAGACAGGACAGTGCAAGGGTTTTGGCTTTGTTCAA TTTGCTCATCTAGAACATGCAAAGGCAGCTCAAAGTTTGAATGGAAAGTTGGAGATTGCTGGTCGAACTATCAAG GTTTCATCTGTTACAGATCATGTTGGATCTCAAGAGGCTGGAGCAAAATCTGCAGactttgatgatgatgatgggggTGGCTTG TCTTTAAATGCCCAATCTAGAGCACTGCTAATGCAGAAGCTGGATCGCTCTGGTATTGCCACAAG TATTGCGGGGTCTATTGGAGTTCCTGGGCTGAATGGGGCAGCTCCTAATCAACGAGCTGTTACGTTGCCTATCAATGGTCAAGCTGCAGTCTCTGCTCCTATTCTTCCAGCAGCAGTTGCAGTCAATGAACCCGTTGGAAACCCCAGCGAATGTCTACTACTGAAGAATATGTTCGATCCAGCCACTGAG AGGGAGCCAGATTTTGATGTAGACATTAAAGAAGATGTCGAAGAAGAATGTTCAAAATATGGCCGGGTGAAGCATATTTATGTGGACAA AAACAGTGCTGGTTTCGTGTACTTGCGATTTGAAGCTGTGGAAGCAGCTGCTGCAGCTCAACGTGCAATGCATTTGAGATGGTTTGCGGGAAGGCTGATTTCAGCCCTGTTCATG CAACCACAAGTTTACGAGGCCAAGTTTGGAGCTTAA
- the LOC103401826 gene encoding uncharacterized protein isoform X2: MDFDEYDYLEKTVQENDERDPKKKTKKEGTEKSYRKREVDDDVSVGGEEDDRKSSKRSKAEHENGREKDRHHRTGRERDRESERDKERDRDRGERERDRERSSRDKEKDADKDKERERERRERDKEREREKEKERERRDRREREDRHRREKEEKERSRRSVSRSDREEKERPRRSSDREDKERSRRSRSRSERDREREIRERERELELRESRRFKDKKEAMEPEADPERDQRTVFAYQMPLKAAERDVYEFFSKAGKVRDVRLIMDRNSRRSKGVGYIEFYDAMSVPMAIALSGQLLLGQPVMVKPSEAEKNLVQSNATSGAAGVVGPYGAVDRKLYVGNLHFNMTETHLREIFEPFGPVELVQLPLDLETGQCKGFGFVQFAHLEHAKAAQSLNGKLEIAGRTIKVSSVTDHVGSQEAGAKSADFDDDDGGGLSLNAQSRALLMQKLDRSGIATSIAGSIGVPGLNGAAPNQRAVTLPINGQAAVSAPILPAAVAVNEPVGNPSECLLLKNMFDPATEREPDFDVDIKEDVEEECSKYGRVKHIYVDKNSAGFVYLRFEAVEAAAAAQRAMHLRWFAGRLISALFMQPQVYEAKFGA; encoded by the exons ATGGACTTCGACGAGTACGATTACCTGGAGAAGACTGTGCAGGAGAACGACGAGCGGGATCCGAAGAAGAAAACGAAGAAGGAAGGCACCGAGAAGAGCTACAGGAAGAGAGAGGTTGACGACGACGTTTCAGTGGGCGGCGAGGAGGACGATAGGAAGAGCAGTAAGAGGTCAAAGGCTGAGCACGAGAACGGGCGCGAGAAGGATCGGCACCATCGGACTGGAAGGGAGAGGGACCGAGAGAGCGAAAGGGATAAGGAACGGGATCGTGATCGCGGCgagcgagagagagacagagagaggagtagcagagacaaggagaaggatgcGGATAAGgacaaggagagagaaagagagcggAGGGAGAGGGATaaggagagggaaagagagaaggaaaaggaaagagagaggagagataggagagagagggaggacagacacagaagagagaaagaggagaaagaGAGGTCTAGGAGGAGCGTAAGCCGCTCCGACCGCGAAGAGAAAGAGAGGCCTCGCAGAAGTAGTGACCGAGAAGATAAAGAGCGGTCTCGCAGAAGTAGGAGCCGCTCGGAGCGTGATAGGGAGAGGGAAATTAGAGAAAGGGAACGAGAGCTTGAGCTGAGGGAGAGCAG GAGGTTTAAAGACAAAAAGGAAGCGATGGAGCCAGAAGCTGATCCGGAAAGGGATCAGAGAACTGTTTTTGCTTACCAG ATGCCACTGAAGGCAGCTGAACGAGATGTTTATGAATTCTTCTCAAAAGCGGGCAAG GTGAGGGATGTACGCCTGATCATGGACAGGAATTCTAGACGGTCAAAAGGAGTTGG GTATATTGAGTTCTATGATGCAATGTCTGTGCCAATGGCTATAGCTCTCTCTGGCCAACTACTTCTGGGGCAACCTGTAATGGTGAAACCTTCGGAAGCTGAAAAGAATCTTGTTCAGTCCAACGCCACGAGTGGGGCTGCAGGCGTTGTTGGGCCATATGGTGCGGTTGATAGGAAACTGTATGTGGGGAACTTGCATTTTAACATGACTGAGACTCACCTTAGAGAG ATTTTTGAACCATTTGGACCAGTGGAACTTGTGCAACTTCCCCTTGATCTTGAGACAGGACAGTGCAAGGGTTTTGGCTTTGTTCAA TTTGCTCATCTAGAACATGCAAAGGCAGCTCAAAGTTTGAATGGAAAGTTGGAGATTGCTGGTCGAACTATCAAG GTTTCATCTGTTACAGATCATGTTGGATCTCAAGAGGCTGGAGCAAAATCTGCAGactttgatgatgatgatgggggTGGCTTG TCTTTAAATGCCCAATCTAGAGCACTGCTAATGCAGAAGCTGGATCGCTCTGGTATTGCCACAAG TATTGCGGGGTCTATTGGAGTTCCTGGGCTGAATGGGGCAGCTCCTAATCAACGAGCTGTTACGTTGCCTATCAATGGTCAAGCTGCAGTCTCTGCTCCTATTCTTCCAGCAGCAGTTGCAGTCAATGAACCCGTTGGAAACCCCAGCGAATGTCTACTACTGAAGAATATGTTCGATCCAGCCACTGAG AGGGAGCCAGATTTTGATGTAGACATTAAAGAAGATGTCGAAGAAGAATGTTCAAAATATGGCCGGGTGAAGCATATTTATGTGGACAA AAACAGTGCTGGTTTCGTGTACTTGCGATTTGAAGCTGTGGAAGCAGCTGCTGCAGCTCAACGTGCAATGCATTTGAGATGGTTTGCGGGAAGGCTGATTTCAGCCCTGTTCATG CAACCACAAGTTTACGAGGCCAAGTTTGGAGCTTAA
- the LOC103401828 gene encoding protein LIKE COV 2-like produces MAEDQESTSIPLSQAENGGPDPEDPAKSPPPSPNSSTRKACCFVLQSWVSKKFMTGCVVLFPVAVTFFVTWWFIQFVDGFFSPLYAQLGINIFGLGFVTSLLFVFFVGVFVSSWMGATVFSVGEWIIKRMPFVKHIYSASKQISAAVSPDQNTTAFKEVAIIRHPRVGEYAFGFITSTVTLQQDNEDEELCSVFVPTNHLYIGDIFLVNSTEIIRPNLSIREGIEIIVSGGMTMPQIISPQQRIAQQNEKIPLHRIK; encoded by the exons ATGGCCGAAGATCAAGAATCGACGTCGATTCCTCTGAGTCAAGCGGAGAATGGTGGTCCGGATCCCGAAGATCCAGCCAAGTCTCCCCCTCCCTCCCCCAATTCCTCTACTCGTAAG GCTTGCTGCTTTGTTCTCCAAAGTTGGGTCTCAAAGAAGTTTATGACTGGATG TGTGGTGCTTTTTCCTGTTGCTGTTACATTCTTTGTTACATGGTGGTTTATTCAGTTTGTTGATGGTTTCTTTAGTCCACTCTATGCTCAGCTTGGCATCAACATCTTCG GACTTGGATTTGTCACATCCTTATTGTTTGTATTCTTTGTTGGCGTCTTTGTTTCATCATGGATGGGTGCCACTGTTTTCTCAGTCGGAGAATGGATCATAAAGAGAATGCCTTTTGTTAAGCATATTTACTCCGCCTCCAAACAAATTAGTGCTGCAGTTTCTCCAG ACCAAAATACTACAGCTTTTAAAGAGGTGGCAATTATCCGTCACCCACGTGTTGGTGAATATGCTTTTGGATTTATTACATCAACAGTCACCCTTCAG CAAGATAATGAAGATGAAGAGTTGTGTAGTGTGTTTGTCCCaacaaatcatctatacatAGGCGATATATTTCTTGTTAACTCCACAGAGATCATAAGACCGAATTTGTCTATCCGAGAAGGCATAg AGATCATTGTGTCTGGGGgtatgacaatgccccaaatcaTTTCTCCTCAACAAAGGATTGCCCAGCAGAACGAGAAGATCCCTTTGCACAGAATAAAGTGA
- the LOC103401829 gene encoding ribonucleoside-diphosphate reductase large subunit — protein sequence MYVVKRDGRQETVHFDKITARLKKLSYGLSTDHCDPVLVAQKVCAGVYKGVTTSQLDELAAETAAAMTANHPDYACLAARIVVSNLHKNTMKSFSETIKMMHNHVSERSGLKAPLIADDVYEIIMKNAACLDSEIIYDRDFDYDYFGFKTLERSYLLKVQGKVVERPQHMLMRVSVGIHKDDIDSVIKTYHLMSQRWFTHASPTLFNSGTPRPQLSSCFLVCMKDDSIEGIYDTLKECAVISKSAGGIGVSVHNIRATGSYIRGTNGTSNGIVPMLRVFNDTARYVDQGGGKRKGAFAVYLEPWHADVFEFLDLRKNHGKEEHRARDLFYALWVPDLFMERVQKDGSWSLFCPNESPGLSDCWGEKFEQLYTRYEREGKAKKVVQAQQLWFEILKSQIETGTPYMLFKDTCNSKSNQQNLGTIKSSNLCTEIIEYTSPTETAVCNLASIALPRYVREKGLPVESHPSKLVGSRGSKNRYFDFDKLAEVTAIVAANLNKIIDVNYYPVDSAKTSNLRHRPIGIGVQGLADTFILLGMAFDSPEAQQLNKDIFETIYYHALKESSKLAAKEGPYETYSGSPVSKGIVQPDMWGVTPSDRWDWGALRQMISMNGVRNSLLVAPMPTASTSQILGNNECFEPYTSNIYSRRVLSGEFVVVNKHLLHDLTEMGLWSPAIKNNIIYEDGSVQKIPEIPDDLKVIYRTVWEIKQRTLVDMAVDRGCYIDQSQSLNIHMDQPNFGKLTSLHFYAWTKGLKTGMYYLRSRAAADAIKFTVDTTILKEKPEVAEDDVGTQKAQMVCSLTNREDCMSCGS from the exons atgtaCGTGGTTAAGAGAGATGGGCGGCAGGAGACCGTGCATTTCGACAAGATTACGGCACGCTTGAAGAAGCTCAGCTATGGCCTTAGCACCGACCACTGCGACCCCGTGCTAGTGGCCCAGAAGGTCTGCGCTGGGGTCTACAAGGGCGTCACCACCAGCCAGCTTGATGAATTGGCCGCCGAGACTGCCGCTGCTATGACCGCCAACCACCCTGACTACGCCTGC TTGGCCGCCAGAATTGTAGTCTCAAATCTACACAAGAACACTATGAAATCGTTTTCAGAGAC GATCAAAATGATGCACAACCATGTGAGTGAGAGATCTGGGCTGAAAGCCCCTCTGATAGCTGACGATGTTTATGAAATCATCATGAAG aaTGCGGCTTGTCTGGATAGTGAGATCATTTATGATCGGGACTTTGACTATGATTACTTTGGCTTCAAGACTCTTGAGAGGTCTTACCTCTTAAAGGTTCAAGGCAAAGTTGTGGAAAGACCTCAACACATGCTAATGAGGGTTTCTGTTGGGATTCACAAGGATGATATCGATTCTGTTATCAAGACATATCACCTGATGTCTCAGCGGTGGTTCACTCATGCTTCTCCCACCCTCTTCAATTCTGGAACTCCAAGGCCTCAG TTGAGCAGCTGCTTCCTTGTTTGCATGAAAGATGATAGCATTGAAGGCATTTATGATACCTTGAAAGAATGTGCTGTTATCAGCAAGTCAGCTGGAGGAATTGGTGTCTCAGTTCATAACATCCGTGCCACAGGCAGTTATATTCGTGGAACAAATGGAACCTCCAATGGCATTGTTCCAATGTTGAGAGTTTTTAATGATACGGCCCGTTATGTTGATCAAGGAGGAGGCAAGAGGAAAG GTGCCTTTGCTGTGTACTTGGAACCCTGGCATGCTGATGTATTTGAATTtcttgatttaagaaaaaatcaTGGAAAG gAAGAACATCGAGCCCGTGATCTTTTTTATGCACTTTGGGTGCCTGATCTCTTCATGGAAAGAGTTCAAAAAGATGGCAGTTGGTCATTGTTTTGTCCTAATGAGTCTCCAGGTTTGTCAGATTGCTGGGGTGAAAAATTTGAACAGCTGTACACCCGATATGAAAGAGAG GGGAAAGCCAAAAAGGTTGTACAGGCACAGCAACTTTGGTTTGAAATTCTTAAATCACAGATAGAAACTGGAACACCCTATATGCTTTTTAAG GATACTTGCAATAGTAAGAGTAATCAGCAAAATCTGGGAACCATAAAATCCTCAAACTTGTGTACCGAGATAATTGAGTATACAAGTCCAACAGAAACTGCTGTATGCAATCTGGCATCAATTGCACTACCGCGATATGTGAGGGAGAAG GGACTCCCTGTGGAGTCGCATCCATCTAAGCTTGTTGGCAGCAGAGGTTCCAAAAATAGATATTTTGACTTTGACAAACTAGCAGAG GTAACTGCAATTGTCGCTGCAAACCTCAACAAGATAATTGATGTCAATTACTATCCTGTTGATAGTGCAAAGACATCAAATTTGCGACATAGACCAATTGGAATTGGGGTTCAAGGTCTTGCTGATACCTTCATTTTGCTTGGCATGGCCTTTGATTCACCTGAG GCTCAACAACTGAACAAGGACATATTTGAGACCATATATTACCATGCTCTCAAGGAGTCTTCCAAGTTAGCAGCAAAAGAAGGCCCTTATGAAACATATAGTGGCAGTCCTGTGAGCAAG GGAATTGTTCAGCCAGACATGTGGGGTGTGACACCTTCAGATCGGTGGGATTGGGGTGCTCTTCGGCAGATGATATCAATGAATGGAGTCAGAAATTCTCTTCTTGTAGCCCCAATGCCTACTGCTTCAACTAGCCAAATTTTGGGGAACAATGAGTGTTTTGAGCCTTATACTTCAAATATCTACAGTCGCAGGGTTTTGAG CGGCGAGTTTGTTGTGGTGAATAAACATCTTCTTCATGACTTAACTGAGATGGGTCTTTGGTCTCCTGCAATTAAGAATAATATCATCTATGAGGATGGCTCGGTTCAGAAAATTCCCGAAATCCCTGATGATCTGAAAGTCATTTACAG AACTGTTTGGGAGATCAAGCAAAGGACTTTGGTTGACATGGCTGTCGATAGGGGATGTTACATAGACCAGAGTCAAAGTCTTAATATACATATGGACCAACCCAATTTTGGGAAGCTTACTTCATTGCACTTCTATGCTTGGACAAAG GGTCTGAAAACAGGGATGTATTATCTGCGGTCTCGTGCAGCAGCTGACGCCATCAAGTTTACTGTTGATACTACAATTCTCAAA GAAAAGCCAGAGGTAGCAGAAGATGATGTTGGTACACAAAAGGCACAGATGGTATGCTCTCTGACAAACCGGGAAGACTGCATGTCCTGCGGAAGTTAG
- the LOC103401826 gene encoding uncharacterized protein isoform X3 codes for MDFDEYDYLEKTVQENDERDPKKKTKKEGTEKSYRKREVDDDVSVGGEEDDRKSSKRSKAEHENGREKDRHHRTGRERDRESERDKERDRDRGERERDRERSSRDKEKDADKDKERERERRERDKEREREKEKERERRDRREREDRHRREKEEKERSRRSVSRSDREEKERPRRSSDREDKERSRRSRSRSERDREREIRERERELELRESSRRFKDKKEAMEPEADPERDQRTVFAYQMPLKAAERDVYEFFSKAGKVRDVRLIMDRNSRRSKGVGYIEFYDAMSVPMAIALSGQLLLGQPVMVKPSEAEKNLVQSNATSGAAGVVGPYGAVDRKLYVGNLHFNMTETHLREIFEPFGPVELVQLPLDLETGQCKGFGFVQFAHLEHAKAAQSLNGKLEIAGRTIKVSSVTDHVGSQEAGAKSADFDDDDGGGLSLNAQSRALLMQKLDRSGIATSIAGSIGVPGLNGAAPNQRAVTLPINGQAAVSAPILPAAVAVNEPVGNPSECLLLKNMFDPATEREPDFDVDIKEDVEEECSKYGRVKHIYVDNAGFVYLRFEAVEAAAAAQRAMHLRWFAGRLISALFMQPQVYEAKFGA; via the exons ATGGACTTCGACGAGTACGATTACCTGGAGAAGACTGTGCAGGAGAACGACGAGCGGGATCCGAAGAAGAAAACGAAGAAGGAAGGCACCGAGAAGAGCTACAGGAAGAGAGAGGTTGACGACGACGTTTCAGTGGGCGGCGAGGAGGACGATAGGAAGAGCAGTAAGAGGTCAAAGGCTGAGCACGAGAACGGGCGCGAGAAGGATCGGCACCATCGGACTGGAAGGGAGAGGGACCGAGAGAGCGAAAGGGATAAGGAACGGGATCGTGATCGCGGCgagcgagagagagacagagagaggagtagcagagacaaggagaaggatgcGGATAAGgacaaggagagagaaagagagcggAGGGAGAGGGATaaggagagggaaagagagaaggaaaaggaaagagagaggagagataggagagagagggaggacagacacagaagagagaaagaggagaaagaGAGGTCTAGGAGGAGCGTAAGCCGCTCCGACCGCGAAGAGAAAGAGAGGCCTCGCAGAAGTAGTGACCGAGAAGATAAAGAGCGGTCTCGCAGAAGTAGGAGCCGCTCGGAGCGTGATAGGGAGAGGGAAATTAGAGAAAGGGAACGAGAGCTTGAGCTGAGGGAGAGCAG CAGGAGGTTTAAAGACAAAAAGGAAGCGATGGAGCCAGAAGCTGATCCGGAAAGGGATCAGAGAACTGTTTTTGCTTACCAG ATGCCACTGAAGGCAGCTGAACGAGATGTTTATGAATTCTTCTCAAAAGCGGGCAAG GTGAGGGATGTACGCCTGATCATGGACAGGAATTCTAGACGGTCAAAAGGAGTTGG GTATATTGAGTTCTATGATGCAATGTCTGTGCCAATGGCTATAGCTCTCTCTGGCCAACTACTTCTGGGGCAACCTGTAATGGTGAAACCTTCGGAAGCTGAAAAGAATCTTGTTCAGTCCAACGCCACGAGTGGGGCTGCAGGCGTTGTTGGGCCATATGGTGCGGTTGATAGGAAACTGTATGTGGGGAACTTGCATTTTAACATGACTGAGACTCACCTTAGAGAG ATTTTTGAACCATTTGGACCAGTGGAACTTGTGCAACTTCCCCTTGATCTTGAGACAGGACAGTGCAAGGGTTTTGGCTTTGTTCAA TTTGCTCATCTAGAACATGCAAAGGCAGCTCAAAGTTTGAATGGAAAGTTGGAGATTGCTGGTCGAACTATCAAG GTTTCATCTGTTACAGATCATGTTGGATCTCAAGAGGCTGGAGCAAAATCTGCAGactttgatgatgatgatgggggTGGCTTG TCTTTAAATGCCCAATCTAGAGCACTGCTAATGCAGAAGCTGGATCGCTCTGGTATTGCCACAAG TATTGCGGGGTCTATTGGAGTTCCTGGGCTGAATGGGGCAGCTCCTAATCAACGAGCTGTTACGTTGCCTATCAATGGTCAAGCTGCAGTCTCTGCTCCTATTCTTCCAGCAGCAGTTGCAGTCAATGAACCCGTTGGAAACCCCAGCGAATGTCTACTACTGAAGAATATGTTCGATCCAGCCACTGAG AGGGAGCCAGATTTTGATGTAGACATTAAAGAAGATGTCGAAGAAGAATGTTCAAAATATGGCCGGGTGAAGCATATTTATGTGGACAA TGCTGGTTTCGTGTACTTGCGATTTGAAGCTGTGGAAGCAGCTGCTGCAGCTCAACGTGCAATGCATTTGAGATGGTTTGCGGGAAGGCTGATTTCAGCCCTGTTCATG CAACCACAAGTTTACGAGGCCAAGTTTGGAGCTTAA
- the LOC103401826 gene encoding uncharacterized protein isoform X4, whose protein sequence is MDFDEYDYLEKTVQENDERDPKKKTKKEGTEKSYRKREVDDDVSVGGEEDDRKSSKRSKAEHENGREKDRHHRTGRERDRESERDKERDRDRGERERDRERSSRDKEKDADKDKERERERRERDKEREREKEKERERRDRREREDRHRREKEEKERSRRSVSRSDREEKERPRRSSDREDKERSRRSRSRSERDREREIRERERELELRESRRFKDKKEAMEPEADPERDQRTVFAYQMPLKAAERDVYEFFSKAGKVRDVRLIMDRNSRRSKGVGYIEFYDAMSVPMAIALSGQLLLGQPVMVKPSEAEKNLVQSNATSGAAGVVGPYGAVDRKLYVGNLHFNMTETHLREIFEPFGPVELVQLPLDLETGQCKGFGFVQFAHLEHAKAAQSLNGKLEIAGRTIKVSSVTDHVGSQEAGAKSADFDDDDGGGLSLNAQSRALLMQKLDRSGIATSIAGSIGVPGLNGAAPNQRAVTLPINGQAAVSAPILPAAVAVNEPVGNPSECLLLKNMFDPATEREPDFDVDIKEDVEEECSKYGRVKHIYVDNAGFVYLRFEAVEAAAAAQRAMHLRWFAGRLISALFMQPQVYEAKFGA, encoded by the exons ATGGACTTCGACGAGTACGATTACCTGGAGAAGACTGTGCAGGAGAACGACGAGCGGGATCCGAAGAAGAAAACGAAGAAGGAAGGCACCGAGAAGAGCTACAGGAAGAGAGAGGTTGACGACGACGTTTCAGTGGGCGGCGAGGAGGACGATAGGAAGAGCAGTAAGAGGTCAAAGGCTGAGCACGAGAACGGGCGCGAGAAGGATCGGCACCATCGGACTGGAAGGGAGAGGGACCGAGAGAGCGAAAGGGATAAGGAACGGGATCGTGATCGCGGCgagcgagagagagacagagagaggagtagcagagacaaggagaaggatgcGGATAAGgacaaggagagagaaagagagcggAGGGAGAGGGATaaggagagggaaagagagaaggaaaaggaaagagagaggagagataggagagagagggaggacagacacagaagagagaaagaggagaaagaGAGGTCTAGGAGGAGCGTAAGCCGCTCCGACCGCGAAGAGAAAGAGAGGCCTCGCAGAAGTAGTGACCGAGAAGATAAAGAGCGGTCTCGCAGAAGTAGGAGCCGCTCGGAGCGTGATAGGGAGAGGGAAATTAGAGAAAGGGAACGAGAGCTTGAGCTGAGGGAGAGCAG GAGGTTTAAAGACAAAAAGGAAGCGATGGAGCCAGAAGCTGATCCGGAAAGGGATCAGAGAACTGTTTTTGCTTACCAG ATGCCACTGAAGGCAGCTGAACGAGATGTTTATGAATTCTTCTCAAAAGCGGGCAAG GTGAGGGATGTACGCCTGATCATGGACAGGAATTCTAGACGGTCAAAAGGAGTTGG GTATATTGAGTTCTATGATGCAATGTCTGTGCCAATGGCTATAGCTCTCTCTGGCCAACTACTTCTGGGGCAACCTGTAATGGTGAAACCTTCGGAAGCTGAAAAGAATCTTGTTCAGTCCAACGCCACGAGTGGGGCTGCAGGCGTTGTTGGGCCATATGGTGCGGTTGATAGGAAACTGTATGTGGGGAACTTGCATTTTAACATGACTGAGACTCACCTTAGAGAG ATTTTTGAACCATTTGGACCAGTGGAACTTGTGCAACTTCCCCTTGATCTTGAGACAGGACAGTGCAAGGGTTTTGGCTTTGTTCAA TTTGCTCATCTAGAACATGCAAAGGCAGCTCAAAGTTTGAATGGAAAGTTGGAGATTGCTGGTCGAACTATCAAG GTTTCATCTGTTACAGATCATGTTGGATCTCAAGAGGCTGGAGCAAAATCTGCAGactttgatgatgatgatgggggTGGCTTG TCTTTAAATGCCCAATCTAGAGCACTGCTAATGCAGAAGCTGGATCGCTCTGGTATTGCCACAAG TATTGCGGGGTCTATTGGAGTTCCTGGGCTGAATGGGGCAGCTCCTAATCAACGAGCTGTTACGTTGCCTATCAATGGTCAAGCTGCAGTCTCTGCTCCTATTCTTCCAGCAGCAGTTGCAGTCAATGAACCCGTTGGAAACCCCAGCGAATGTCTACTACTGAAGAATATGTTCGATCCAGCCACTGAG AGGGAGCCAGATTTTGATGTAGACATTAAAGAAGATGTCGAAGAAGAATGTTCAAAATATGGCCGGGTGAAGCATATTTATGTGGACAA TGCTGGTTTCGTGTACTTGCGATTTGAAGCTGTGGAAGCAGCTGCTGCAGCTCAACGTGCAATGCATTTGAGATGGTTTGCGGGAAGGCTGATTTCAGCCCTGTTCATG CAACCACAAGTTTACGAGGCCAAGTTTGGAGCTTAA